A single Dunckerocampus dactyliophorus isolate RoL2022-P2 chromosome 2, RoL_Ddac_1.1, whole genome shotgun sequence DNA region contains:
- the mtf2 gene encoding metal-response element-binding transcription factor 2 isoform X1, with protein MRDSGVLGHLSVHQRAHPPEQQAIPLSPTSQARVAYGEQDRFTEGQDVLARWSDGLIYLGTITKIDRDKQRCFVVFEDRSKSWVLWKDIQTGDEDEDDDEDDDIVCSICQDETSEEPNEIVICDKCGQGYHQLCHSPIIDAAVVDSDDKWLCSECVLTAFPKQEEQQHMELSFPYALEELVWDEDHTTNMQQCYCYCGGPGNWYLKMLQCSRCEQWFHEACLHCLQMPMLYGDRFYVFVCSVCNGGPEYLSRLPLRWEDVTHLSLYNLTMIHKKKYFDCEMDLMAYINSSWELLQLGELSSTPRSLRYAFVVEALNSNKTKFMSGKEVKKKKHLFGLRFRFPPAPPSAEQAGGRMMECSSRGMTVKSNKAPSALTSLTNGAQKKSKKKSRKQATRSLERQAKRRRSCELLSRELRKPPPIESHSLDRFTSIKSDRSLLSSQTSDVESIGALSTTETTSTSLSRQSSLCSSSKTRSTASTIPISPPPLKRKRGRPRRALQPPNTEMLPPSPADPNPSATDVLSPLPGLHSTDIVHGMDPNSQLSHLKSSISSYFGAAGRLACGEKYKVLARRVTLDGKVQYLVEWEGVTAS; from the exons ATGAG AGACTCAGGGGTTTTGGGTCACCTGTCCGTCCATCAGAGAGCTCACCCCCCGGAGCAGCAGGCTATTCCTTTGTCCCCAACAAGCCAAGCGAGGGTGGCGTATGGTGAACAGGACAGGTTCACGGAGGGGCAGGACGTCTTGGCCCGGTGGTCAGATGGTTTGATATACTTGGGGACAATCACAAAG ATAGATCGGGACAAGCAGCGATGCTTTGTGGTGTTTGAGGATCGATCCAAATCTTGGGTTCTGTGGAAGGACATTCAAACAG GAGATGAAGATGAGGACGACGATGAGGACGATGACATTGTCTGCTCCATCTGTCAGGATGAAACTTCAGAGGAACCCAATGAGATTGTCATTTGTGACAAATGTGGGCAAG GCTATCATCAGCTGTGCCACTCCCCCATCATTGATGCTGCTGTCGTTGACTCCGACGACAAATGGCTCTGCTCTGAATGTGTGCTCACTGCTTTTCCAAAG caGGAGGAGCAGCAACACATGGAGCTCTCATTCCCGTATGCCCTGGAGGAACTGGTGTGGGATGAAGACCACACAACCAACATGCAACAGTGCTACTGCTATTGTGGAGGGCCAGGAAA CTGGTACTTGAAGATGCTGCAGTGCAGTAGATGTGAGCAGTGGTTCCATGAAGCCTGCCTCCATTGCTTGCAGATGCCAATGCTCTATGGAGACAG gttttatgtttttgtttgttctgtTTGCAACGGTGGACCAGAGTATCTCAGCCGACTGCCTCTCAGATG GGAGGACGTCACACACTTGAGCCTGTACAACCTGACTATGATCCACAAGAAGAAGTACTTTGACTGTGAGATGGACCTCATGGCCTACATCAACAGCAGTTGGGAGCTGCTGCAGCTTGGGGAG CTTTCTAGCACCCCAAGATCATTGCGTTATGCGTTTGTAGTGGAGGCATTAAACAGCAACAAAACCAA GTTCATGTCAGGGAAGGAggtaaagaagaagaagcacttGTTTGGGCTAAGGTTTCGATTCCCTCCTGCTCCCCCCAGTGCTGAGCAAGCAGGCGGCAGAATGATGGAGTGCTCCTCACGAGGGATGACCGTCAAGTCGAACAAAGCCCCATCTGCTTTGAC TTCTTTAACCAACGGTGCGCAGAAGAAGTCGAAAAAGAAGTCGAGGAAGCAAGCCACACGGTCTCTGGAGAGGCAGGCCAAGCGCAGACGCTCCTGTGAACTCTTGTCCCGG gagctgaGAAAGCCCCCACCAATAGAATCGCACTCATTGGATCGCTTTACTTCTATCAA GAGTGACAGATCTTTACTGTCATCTCAAACCTCAGATGTGGAGTCTATCGGAGCCCTGAGCACCACAGAAACTACCTCAACTAGCCTTTCAAGGCAGTCCAG CCTCTGTAGCTCCAGCAAGACCCGGTCGACAGCCTCCACCATACCTATTTCCCCTCCACCCTTAAAAAGGAAACGCGGGCGGCCACGACGGGCCTTGCAGCCCCCCAACACAGAGATGCTCCCTCCCAGCCCAGCAGACCCAAACCCTTCGGCCACAGACGTGCTGAGCCCGCTCCCAGGGCTGCACTCCACAGACATTGTTCACGGCATGGACCCCAACAGTCAGCTGTCCCACCTCAAGAGCTCCATCAGCTCCTACTTCGGAGCGGCAGGAAGGCTGGCTTGCGGGGAAAAGTACAAAGTCCTGGCTCGACGGGTCACCCTGGATGGCAAGGTGCAGTACCTGGTGGAGTGGGAGGGTGTCACTGCCTCCTAG
- the mtf2 gene encoding metal-response element-binding transcription factor 2 isoform X2, which yields MRDSGVLGHLSVHQRAHPPEQQAIPLSPTSQARVAYGEQDRFTEGQDVLARWSDGLIYLGTITKIDRDKQRCFVVFEDRSKSWVLWKDIQTGDEDEDDDEDDDIVCSICQDETSEEPNEIVICDKCGQGYHQLCHSPIIDAAVVDSDDKWLCSECVLTAFPKEEQQHMELSFPYALEELVWDEDHTTNMQQCYCYCGGPGNWYLKMLQCSRCEQWFHEACLHCLQMPMLYGDRFYVFVCSVCNGGPEYLSRLPLRWEDVTHLSLYNLTMIHKKKYFDCEMDLMAYINSSWELLQLGELSSTPRSLRYAFVVEALNSNKTKFMSGKEVKKKKHLFGLRFRFPPAPPSAEQAGGRMMECSSRGMTVKSNKAPSALTSLTNGAQKKSKKKSRKQATRSLERQAKRRRSCELLSRELRKPPPIESHSLDRFTSIKSDRSLLSSQTSDVESIGALSTTETTSTSLSRQSSLCSSSKTRSTASTIPISPPPLKRKRGRPRRALQPPNTEMLPPSPADPNPSATDVLSPLPGLHSTDIVHGMDPNSQLSHLKSSISSYFGAAGRLACGEKYKVLARRVTLDGKVQYLVEWEGVTAS from the exons ATGAG AGACTCAGGGGTTTTGGGTCACCTGTCCGTCCATCAGAGAGCTCACCCCCCGGAGCAGCAGGCTATTCCTTTGTCCCCAACAAGCCAAGCGAGGGTGGCGTATGGTGAACAGGACAGGTTCACGGAGGGGCAGGACGTCTTGGCCCGGTGGTCAGATGGTTTGATATACTTGGGGACAATCACAAAG ATAGATCGGGACAAGCAGCGATGCTTTGTGGTGTTTGAGGATCGATCCAAATCTTGGGTTCTGTGGAAGGACATTCAAACAG GAGATGAAGATGAGGACGACGATGAGGACGATGACATTGTCTGCTCCATCTGTCAGGATGAAACTTCAGAGGAACCCAATGAGATTGTCATTTGTGACAAATGTGGGCAAG GCTATCATCAGCTGTGCCACTCCCCCATCATTGATGCTGCTGTCGTTGACTCCGACGACAAATGGCTCTGCTCTGAATGTGTGCTCACTGCTTTTCCAAAG GAGGAGCAGCAACACATGGAGCTCTCATTCCCGTATGCCCTGGAGGAACTGGTGTGGGATGAAGACCACACAACCAACATGCAACAGTGCTACTGCTATTGTGGAGGGCCAGGAAA CTGGTACTTGAAGATGCTGCAGTGCAGTAGATGTGAGCAGTGGTTCCATGAAGCCTGCCTCCATTGCTTGCAGATGCCAATGCTCTATGGAGACAG gttttatgtttttgtttgttctgtTTGCAACGGTGGACCAGAGTATCTCAGCCGACTGCCTCTCAGATG GGAGGACGTCACACACTTGAGCCTGTACAACCTGACTATGATCCACAAGAAGAAGTACTTTGACTGTGAGATGGACCTCATGGCCTACATCAACAGCAGTTGGGAGCTGCTGCAGCTTGGGGAG CTTTCTAGCACCCCAAGATCATTGCGTTATGCGTTTGTAGTGGAGGCATTAAACAGCAACAAAACCAA GTTCATGTCAGGGAAGGAggtaaagaagaagaagcacttGTTTGGGCTAAGGTTTCGATTCCCTCCTGCTCCCCCCAGTGCTGAGCAAGCAGGCGGCAGAATGATGGAGTGCTCCTCACGAGGGATGACCGTCAAGTCGAACAAAGCCCCATCTGCTTTGAC TTCTTTAACCAACGGTGCGCAGAAGAAGTCGAAAAAGAAGTCGAGGAAGCAAGCCACACGGTCTCTGGAGAGGCAGGCCAAGCGCAGACGCTCCTGTGAACTCTTGTCCCGG gagctgaGAAAGCCCCCACCAATAGAATCGCACTCATTGGATCGCTTTACTTCTATCAA GAGTGACAGATCTTTACTGTCATCTCAAACCTCAGATGTGGAGTCTATCGGAGCCCTGAGCACCACAGAAACTACCTCAACTAGCCTTTCAAGGCAGTCCAG CCTCTGTAGCTCCAGCAAGACCCGGTCGACAGCCTCCACCATACCTATTTCCCCTCCACCCTTAAAAAGGAAACGCGGGCGGCCACGACGGGCCTTGCAGCCCCCCAACACAGAGATGCTCCCTCCCAGCCCAGCAGACCCAAACCCTTCGGCCACAGACGTGCTGAGCCCGCTCCCAGGGCTGCACTCCACAGACATTGTTCACGGCATGGACCCCAACAGTCAGCTGTCCCACCTCAAGAGCTCCATCAGCTCCTACTTCGGAGCGGCAGGAAGGCTGGCTTGCGGGGAAAAGTACAAAGTCCTGGCTCGACGGGTCACCCTGGATGGCAAGGTGCAGTACCTGGTGGAGTGGGAGGGTGTCACTGCCTCCTAG